A DNA window from Aspergillus nidulans FGSC A4 chromosome V contains the following coding sequences:
- a CDS encoding sugar O-acetyltransferase (transcript_id=CADANIAT00002857) has protein sequence MIPKTELDYVAIEKAKALQGVCWGDEYERMISGMLYNPLSPELIDGRENARRLIAEFNAPPYPDLPFSETIARRESALRRLFGHAGEGIYIEAPLFVDYGCNVSVGKAFYANFNLTILDCGLVTIGDHVEIGPNVSIITGEHYTEIIARRTNRGKEFTGQVVIGNDCWIGANVTILAGVTIGEGCTIGAGSVVKRDIPALSIAVGCPARVIRSAGRAEGEAE, from the exons ATGATCCCCAAAACGGAACTGGACTATGTTGCCATAGAGAAAGCAAAAGCCCTTCAGGGCGTTTGCTGGGGTGACGAGTACGAGCGCATGATATCAGGGATGCT GTACAACCCCCTGTCCCCTGAACTCATTGATGGCAGAGAAAATGCCCGCCGTCTCATCGCCGAATTCAACGCGCCACCGTACCCCGACCTTCCATTCTCTGAGACCATCGCTCGCAGAGAGAGTGCGCTGCGAAGACTCTTTGGCCATGCCGGCGAGGGAATCTACATTGAGGCCCCGCTCTTTGTTGACTACGGATGCAATGTCAGTGTTGGGAAGGCATTTTATGCTAATTTCAA CCTCACAATCCTTGACTGCGGCCTCGTCACAATCGGCGACCATGTTGAAATTGGACCGAACGTGAGTATCATCACTGGGGAGCACTACACCGAGATCATTGCCCGGCGTACCAACAGGGGGAAGGAATTTACAGGACAAGTGGTTATCGGGAACGACTGCTGGATTGGTGCAAACGTGACGATTCTCGCGGGTGTCACCATCGGTGAGGGATGCACGATTGGTGCAGGTTCGGTGGTCAAGAGGGACATTCCTGCCTTGAGTATTGCTGTAGGGTGCCCGGCCAGGGTGATTAGATCTGCTGGGAGGGCAGAAGGTGAGGCGGAGTAG